Below is a genomic region from Megasphaera vaginalis (ex Bordigoni et al. 2020).
ATATGGTTCTCGTCTGGATCCTGCTCGGCTGTATCGGTATGCTCCCGTACTGTATGGCGGAAGAGCTGCCTTGGGTTGACGCTTTTTTTGAGAGCATTGCGGCCTATACGACGACCGGCACGAGCTGTCTGCCTGCCGGGACGGTGCAGCCCCTTTCGCTCCTTTTCTGGCATCGCCTGATGGAATGGATGGGGGGGTTGAATTTTCTCATTCTTTTCGTCACCGTCATTCCCCAGGTCAGCGGTACTTTCGGCATGGCCGTCACGGCGCAGCAGTATTTGGATTTCAGCCCCGTCGTGCGGCGGATGCACTCGTCGGCGGTACAGGCAGGGAAGATCTATTTGGGCCTTACGGCCGTGACGGTCGCGCTCTTCGCCGTCGCCGGTCTGGCGCCTTTCGAAGCGGTGACGCGGGCTTTGATGACAGTCTCGACGAGCGGCGGCGACAGCGCCTTTGATTTCCTGCATAACGACAATATCTTTCTGGAACTCGCCGCCATGGCGGCCATGACTTTGGCCAGCGGCAATTTTCTGTTGTATTGGAAGGGCGTCCGGCGCCATGAGTGGAAGTCCGTATTCGCCAATTCGGAGCTGCGCGCTTTCGTGACGCTGTTGTTCGCGGCCGGTACGCTCGTGTCGCTGCACCTCTGGCACGGCGGCGTCTATTCCTTTGCCGACAGCGTGCGCTACGGCTTTTTTCACGTCGTTTCCTTTATCAGCACGAGCGG
It encodes:
- a CDS encoding TrkH family potassium uptake protein, whose protein sequence is MSTAVVLFLLGRIALLNGIVLLVPFAAALWWREPAVLYFGPSFLSAVALGLLFSYAGRRHKRQIGVGEGASYMVLVWILLGCIGMLPYCMAEELPWVDAFFESIAAYTTTGTSCLPAGTVQPLSLLFWHRLMEWMGGLNFLILFVTVIPQVSGTFGMAVTAQQYLDFSPVVRRMHSSAVQAGKIYLGLTAVTVALFAVAGLAPFEAVTRALMTVSTSGGDSAFDFLHNDNIFLELAAMAAMTLASGNFLLYWKGVRRHEWKSVFANSELRAFVTLLFAAGTLVSLHLWHGGVYSFADSVRYGFFHVVSFISTSGFMAVELPRWPEFDRLILFLLVFAGGCIGSATGGLRVVRLLILARMAAQEMLRTLHPKMVVTVKIDGNAVPARVIGHVLSFFFLFIVVFFVSMLVISVSGLTPLQAMGIAAGCLSSVGSTADLYGVADFSALPVWTKIYCSFLMILGRIEIFSFFIMVQTGLHQLRHRW